The Edaphobacter sp. 12200R-103 genome contains a region encoding:
- a CDS encoding cellulase family glycosylhydrolase, with product MRIYTALLLSVLSGVISFAQSPADSGRWTEQAANAWYARQPWLVGANYVPSDAINQLEMFQEATFNPDLNDRELGLAESIGMNTMRVFLQDQLWQQDPKGFVRRLDAFLAIASRHHIRPILVLFDSCWEPNPHLGPQHPPIPGVHNSGWVQSPGGKELSDPSYEPKLKEYVVGVVSAFAKDDRVLAWDIWNEPDNTNGGRFDEPKNKVELVEAMLPKAFSWARSAHPTQPLTSGVWAGNWSDPAKESPVTKIQLAESDVISFHNYGWPEEFEARVKSLEPLHRPIICTEYMARGSGSTFDTILPLAKKLNVAAINWGLVAGKTQTYLPWDSWQHPYVLSQPTIWFHEVFRHDGTPYRQRETDLIHELTGRGTGIAPKQEAGS from the coding sequence ATGCGAATTTACACTGCTCTGCTGCTCTCTGTGCTTTCTGGCGTCATTTCTTTTGCCCAGTCCCCGGCTGACTCGGGCCGCTGGACCGAACAGGCAGCGAACGCCTGGTACGCTCGCCAGCCCTGGCTGGTAGGGGCCAATTACGTCCCTTCTGATGCCATCAACCAGCTTGAGATGTTCCAGGAGGCCACTTTTAACCCGGATCTCAATGACCGGGAGCTGGGCCTGGCGGAATCCATCGGCATGAACACCATGCGGGTCTTTCTGCAGGATCAGCTTTGGCAGCAGGACCCCAAAGGATTTGTCCGGCGTCTGGACGCGTTCCTCGCCATCGCTTCCCGGCATCACATCCGCCCGATCCTCGTTCTCTTCGATTCCTGCTGGGAACCCAACCCCCATCTGGGTCCACAGCACCCGCCCATTCCGGGAGTCCACAACTCAGGCTGGGTCCAGAGCCCCGGAGGGAAGGAGCTTTCCGACCCTTCTTACGAGCCTAAGCTGAAGGAATATGTCGTCGGTGTCGTCTCAGCCTTTGCCAAGGACGACCGCGTGCTCGCCTGGGATATCTGGAATGAGCCCGACAACACCAACGGCGGCCGCTTTGACGAGCCGAAGAACAAGGTCGAGCTGGTCGAGGCGATGTTGCCCAAGGCCTTCTCCTGGGCGCGGTCCGCCCATCCCACCCAGCCGCTTACCAGTGGAGTGTGGGCTGGCAACTGGAGCGACCCCGCGAAGGAGAGCCCCGTCACGAAGATCCAGCTCGCCGAGAGCGACGTCATCAGCTTCCATAACTACGGCTGGCCCGAGGAGTTCGAAGCCCGGGTAAAATCACTTGAGCCCCTGCACCGGCCTATCATCTGCACCGAATACATGGCACGCGGAAGCGGAAGCACCTTCGATACCATCCTGCCCCTCGCCAAAAAACTAAACGTCGCGGCTATCAATTGGGGACTCGTGGCGGGCAAGACGCAAACCTATCTGCCGTGGGATTCCTGGCAGCATCCTTATGTCCTTTCGCAGCCGACCATCTGGTTCCACGAGGTCTTTCGGCACGACGGTACTCCCTACCGCCAGCGCGAGACCGATCTCATCCACGAGTTAACTGGCCGTGGCACAGGGATTGCCCCGAAGCAAGAGGCAGGCTCCTAG
- a CDS encoding sensor histidine kinase gives MLRQASNRKSRNTALTFARWKHEIYKPVWMHPLIFISGATALGFLFALQDWNSRMRFWNEYKITLSLLLKAWGAQYFIWGVLCWLLWWTLRSKIYTANLKTMLVVFFPLSLLACVVEEMIWVALFPHLPMGKPFMPFWQRLSFHLDAELIDSLVLFWSAFFLFRGIGYYQRYREKERMATQLQSQLVQAQMRALRMQLNPHFLFNTMNGISSLMRTDIAAADLMLEQLSRLLRITLHRGEAQFIPLSDEMEFIEMYLAMQDRRYAGRVHQKMSIDPSVHDAIVPTMILQPIVENAYAHGLSRLSANGVLSIEAESEDSVLHLSVTNTGLGLHPPNRSSSGNGVGLTNVQDRLRMHYGDDQSLTIAELEGGLVQVVIRLPLRFATRPTEQTTGYGV, from the coding sequence ATGTTGCGGCAGGCATCCAATAGAAAGTCGAGGAACACGGCACTGACCTTTGCCCGCTGGAAGCATGAGATCTACAAGCCCGTCTGGATGCACCCGCTTATCTTTATCTCGGGGGCTACTGCGCTGGGGTTCCTTTTTGCGCTGCAGGACTGGAACAGCCGGATGCGGTTCTGGAACGAGTACAAGATCACACTGTCTCTTCTGCTGAAGGCATGGGGAGCGCAGTACTTTATCTGGGGTGTGCTCTGCTGGCTGCTCTGGTGGACGCTGCGCTCGAAGATCTACACAGCGAACTTGAAGACCATGCTGGTCGTCTTCTTTCCGTTGAGCCTGCTCGCCTGCGTGGTCGAGGAGATGATCTGGGTCGCACTCTTTCCCCATCTTCCGATGGGTAAGCCATTCATGCCGTTTTGGCAACGGCTGTCGTTCCATCTGGATGCGGAGCTGATCGACTCGCTCGTCCTCTTCTGGTCTGCCTTCTTTCTCTTTCGCGGAATCGGCTACTACCAGCGTTATCGCGAGAAGGAACGCATGGCGACCCAGCTGCAATCGCAACTGGTACAGGCACAAATGCGTGCTCTGCGTATGCAACTCAATCCCCACTTCCTCTTCAACACCATGAACGGAATCTCCAGCCTTATGAGGACTGATATTGCCGCGGCCGATCTCATGCTGGAACAACTCAGCCGGCTTCTGCGTATAACGTTGCATCGCGGGGAGGCCCAGTTCATCCCATTAAGCGACGAGATGGAATTTATTGAGATGTATCTGGCCATGCAGGACCGGAGATACGCCGGTCGCGTGCATCAGAAGATGTCGATTGATCCATCGGTGCACGATGCCATTGTTCCGACTATGATTCTTCAGCCCATCGTCGAAAACGCCTATGCACACGGCCTTTCAAGGCTTAGCGCGAATGGTGTGCTCTCGATCGAGGCAGAGTCGGAAGACTCCGTACTCCATCTCAGCGTTACCAATACCGGTCTCGGTCTGCATCCGCCGAATCGTTCGTCCAGTGGCAACGGTGTAGGTCTGACCAATGTTCAGGATCGCCTTCGTATGCATTATGGAGACGATCAGAGCCTCACAA